DNA from Deltaproteobacteria bacterium:
AGCTTTACCCGATGTGAACTCAGGTACTCGAGGGCCTGTTCGCCGCTGCCAATAGTTACTATCGAGTAATCATCGCCTAGCATGGCATCGAAGGACTCGAGGATACCCAAGTCATCATCCACCACCAAAATTTCATCTTCCATGTGCGCCATGGTCACACCTCCTCTCGAGTGCCAACTCGAGACAAAGCAGCAGCAAAGATGGTGCCATCAGCAGGCGCCCTGGCTATCTCCTTCAAAGGAGAAGGAAATATTTCATGTTCCCTGGCGAGGGGGGGAAATATTTGTGGCAACAGCTGCGCCATTTCTGCCCATAATCATGTTCAACCACAACCACTGCAGTGGGCAGCCGAGGCCGCCGCACATGCAACCGCTAGAAATGGAGCTGCTGCATTGCCAGGAAGGGATCTCATCTTTATGCGAGCGTCGACTAGCAGTAAAGACTTGCAGACTGTATCCAGGCAGCCTGTCCAGATGTATGGAATTGGTTAGCTGGTCGGCAGCACCACATTAAAAGTTGTGCCCTTGCCAGAAGCAGTCTGCGCCTCTATGGAGCCGCCATGTTCTTGAATTATCTTGTGAGTTATGGCAAGTCCCAGGCCGGTGCCCTTTTTCTTGGTGGTAAAAAAGGGGTTGAAGATATTGTCAGCCGTCTCCCGGTCCATCCCCTCCCCTGTATCAGTGAATTGAATGTGTATCTCATTGTCACATGGTTGGCAGGCGATGCTGAGGCGACCCCCTGCAGTCATCGACTCCTTGGCATTTTTGAGCAGATTGGCAAACGCTCTTTGCAAATGATCGCTGTCAGCCCACACCTCTGGCAATGGCTCCTCAATGTCCAGCAGCAGTTCAATGCCGGCATTTTCTAGCTCGTCTCGGTATAGCTCTGTCAACTGTCTGAGAACTGCCCCTGGAGACACCTGCACAAATTCCATCTTTGCAGGTCTTGCCAACTCCAGGAGATTCTCGATCAGGCCATTGATTCTATTGAGCTCTCGTGGAACTGTGACCTGGAATTTTTGCAAAAATGCAGTATTGGAAACCTTCCTCGGCAGCAGTTGGACAAATGTCTTGATGGCGGAGAGCGGATTGCGTATCTCGTGGGCCAGACCAGCAGACAACACCCCGAGTGCTGCCAGACGATCGGCCTGGCGCATGCGTGCTTCCATCTCCTTAACCTCAGTCACGTCATTGAAGACCAGCAGCATGCCCACC
Protein-coding regions in this window:
- a CDS encoding PAS domain-containing protein, whose translation is MSRELALQRRHLEQRLEEILELMRYNEMILASMSNGVLALDLAGRVVSANNAAETILALKGGAWQGLNYKELWPEPNPLGRILAQSMQTQKAVRNEEIFLARGGEKQRTLMISTSFLRDARDAVVGMLLVFNDVTEVKEMEARMRQADRLAALGVLSAGLAHEIRNPLSAIKTFVQLLPRKVSNTAFLQKFQVTVPRELNRINGLIENLLELARPAKMEFVQVSPGAVLRQLTELYRDELENAGIELLLDIEEPLPEVWADSDHLQRAFANLLKNAKESMTAGGRLSIACQPCDNEIHIQFTDTGEGMDRETADNIFNPFFTTKKKGTGLGLAITHKIIQEHGGSIEAQTASGKGTTFNVVLPTS